The following coding sequences are from one bacterium window:
- a CDS encoding Na+:solute symporter, with protein sequence MVLNTVDWAFIILYFLFSLGIGLAFSKKAGTSIQSFFVSSRSLPWWLVGTSMVATTFAADTPLAVTGMVVKDGIAGNWLWWNMALSGIMTVFLYARLWRRAEVITDVEFIELRYSGKPAAILRGFRALYLALPIICITMGWVNLAMAKIISMTMGIDKWLALAICLFVTVIYSTFSGLWGVVVTDFFQFIIAMAGSIMLAFFAIRDIGGIDALKNQVMAISPHGTNALNFLPRLDGTWMPLTTIFVYIAVIWWAAWYPGAEPGGGGFIAQRMFAAKDEKNSLLAALWFNIAHYALRPWPWILVALASIALYPSSGDPEGGYILVMIHHMPPYLRGLMLASFAAAYMSTISTNLNVGSSYIVNDFYMRFINKNADQKHYVLASRISTILLLIVSAIVTLMMSTVVGAFKFMMTIGAGTGLVYILRWFWWRINAWSEITAMVASLITASILMAMGYSNDTNEGFTVLMLVTTLVSTTAWVTVTFLTKPVPDAHLRDFYRRVQPGGSLWKKISDHIPAGELIHPKPHIGIDFLNWILGSLSVWLFLFGIGRLILGPRLYGFIYIFTGIVLFVVIQRILSNREKVA encoded by the coding sequence ATGGTACTCAACACGGTCGACTGGGCATTTATTATTCTGTATTTCCTTTTCTCACTCGGAATCGGTCTGGCTTTTTCGAAAAAAGCGGGTACATCTATTCAGAGTTTTTTTGTTTCCAGCCGCAGTCTCCCCTGGTGGCTTGTCGGTACCAGCATGGTTGCCACGACCTTTGCGGCGGATACTCCGCTTGCTGTTACCGGAATGGTTGTAAAAGACGGTATCGCCGGTAACTGGCTCTGGTGGAATATGGCGCTGTCCGGAATAATGACCGTGTTCCTTTACGCTCGTCTCTGGCGGCGGGCCGAAGTCATTACCGATGTCGAATTCATCGAGCTCCGGTACTCGGGCAAACCGGCCGCCATCCTCCGTGGTTTCAGGGCGCTCTACCTCGCGCTTCCCATAATCTGCATCACCATGGGATGGGTTAATCTAGCCATGGCAAAAATCATCTCGATGACCATGGGAATCGATAAATGGCTCGCTCTTGCAATCTGTCTTTTTGTCACGGTCATATATTCCACATTCAGCGGATTATGGGGTGTGGTGGTCACCGATTTCTTCCAGTTCATCATTGCCATGGCCGGATCCATCATGCTCGCCTTTTTTGCGATAAGGGATATCGGAGGCATCGATGCATTGAAAAATCAGGTCATGGCGATTTCCCCCCACGGAACGAACGCTCTCAACTTCCTTCCCAGGCTCGACGGGACATGGATGCCCCTGACGACCATTTTCGTCTACATCGCCGTGATATGGTGGGCCGCATGGTATCCCGGAGCCGAACCGGGCGGAGGAGGATTCATCGCCCAGCGCATGTTCGCCGCCAAAGACGAAAAAAATTCGCTCCTTGCCGCGCTCTGGTTCAACATCGCCCATTATGCTCTCCGTCCATGGCCGTGGATTCTCGTGGCGCTCGCATCTATCGCGCTGTATCCCAGCTCCGGCGATCCCGAAGGCGGATATATTCTGGTAATGATACACCACATGCCCCCCTATCTGAGAGGACTGATGCTCGCTTCTTTCGCGGCTGCATACATGTCCACCATTTCAACGAATCTCAACGTCGGCAGCTCATACATCGTCAATGATTTTTACATGCGGTTCATCAACAAAAACGCCGACCAGAAACATTATGTGCTGGCCTCACGAATTTCCACCATCCTGCTCCTCATCGTTTCGGCGATTGTTACGCTCATGATGAGCACGGTCGTCGGGGCATTCAAATTCATGATGACCATAGGAGCCGGGACAGGGCTGGTCTACATACTGAGGTGGTTCTGGTGGAGAATCAACGCATGGAGCGAGATAACCGCCATGGTCGCTTCACTCATCACCGCCTCCATTCTCATGGCCATGGGATACTCCAACGATACCAATGAAGGTTTCACCGTTCTCATGCTGGTTACGACGCTCGTATCCACCACTGCATGGGTAACGGTCACTTTTCTGACAAAACCGGTTCCCGATGCACATCTCAGGGACTTCTATCGACGGGTTCAGCCCGGCGGCTCGCTCTGGAAAAAAATCTCCGACCACATACCTGCGGGCGAACTCATACATCCGAAGCCCCATATCGGAATTGACTTTCTGAACTGGATACTCGGCTCGCTGAGCGTGTGGCTGTTCCTGTTCGGAATCGGCCGTCTCATTCTCGGTCCGCGTCTGTATGGTTTTATTTATATTTTCACAGGCATCGTACTGTTCGTCGTAATTCAAAGAATCTTATCTAACAGGGAAAAGGTTGCATGA
- the hisS gene encoding histidine--tRNA ligase, with translation MLKAIKGTRDILPGETETWGRIEQVVRDTMAVYGYSEIRTPVFEETPLFARSIGEDTDIVGKEMFTFTDMGGRSLTLRPEGTASVVRAFIEHSLDQRGLPLKAWYMGPMFRQERPQKGRQRQFHQFGVEAIGSPSPLVDAEVMILFDRICDRLGLGKLTVSVNSLGGPESRGAYREALVSFLDTVHDRLCDDCRRRKTTNPLRVLDCKVPQCRDMLRESGGLPRTLDYLTAEDKAHFEQVCEFLGRNDVAFTRDCSLVRGFDYYTGTVFEVPYGGTGNGQSSIGAQSSIMGGGRYDRLVSELGGPDVPAVGFACGIERLILAMESAGTITAPVGTAFIYVVGTGAGSQERVMRHVQAIRELGIPADMDYMGKSMKAQMKTAARCGARYSVIVEPDGDAVTVRDMEKSEQNTMVFDDFITILKKTVH, from the coding sequence ATGCTGAAAGCGATAAAAGGGACGAGGGATATACTGCCCGGTGAGACTGAGACATGGGGCCGGATCGAGCAGGTTGTCCGTGATACCATGGCAGTCTATGGCTATTCCGAGATACGGACGCCTGTATTCGAGGAAACGCCGCTTTTTGCCCGGTCTATCGGCGAGGATACCGATATAGTCGGCAAGGAGATGTTCACCTTCACCGATATGGGGGGGAGGAGTCTGACGCTTCGTCCGGAGGGTACTGCCTCGGTGGTCAGGGCATTTATCGAACATTCGCTCGACCAGCGCGGGCTGCCGCTCAAGGCATGGTACATGGGACCGATGTTCCGTCAGGAAAGACCGCAGAAAGGCCGTCAGCGCCAGTTTCACCAGTTCGGTGTCGAAGCGATCGGATCGCCGTCGCCTCTTGTCGATGCCGAAGTCATGATCCTGTTCGATAGAATCTGTGACAGGCTCGGTCTCGGTAAACTGACTGTTTCCGTTAACTCTCTCGGCGGGCCGGAAAGCAGGGGAGCATATCGCGAGGCGCTTGTTTCTTTCCTCGATACCGTCCATGATCGCCTCTGCGATGACTGCCGGAGGAGGAAAACGACCAATCCGCTCAGGGTGCTCGACTGCAAGGTTCCCCAATGCAGGGATATGCTCCGGGAATCCGGCGGACTTCCCCGGACACTCGATTATCTGACCGCTGAGGATAAAGCGCACTTTGAACAGGTCTGTGAATTTCTTGGCCGTAACGATGTAGCATTCACCCGCGACTGTTCGCTTGTCCGGGGATTCGACTATTATACCGGCACCGTTTTCGAGGTGCCGTATGGAGGAACGGGCAACGGCCAATCCTCGATCGGGGCGCAGTCGTCCATCATGGGCGGCGGCAGATACGATCGTCTCGTGTCGGAGCTCGGAGGGCCCGATGTTCCGGCTGTGGGTTTTGCATGCGGTATCGAGCGGCTGATTCTCGCCATGGAGAGTGCGGGAACGATCACGGCTCCAGTGGGAACGGCTTTTATATATGTTGTCGGCACCGGGGCCGGTTCGCAGGAGCGCGTGATGCGGCATGTTCAGGCGATACGGGAACTCGGAATTCCGGCGGATATGGATTACATGGGCAAGAGCATGAAGGCTCAGATGAAAACCGCGGCGAGATGCGGGGCGAGATATTCCGTTATTGTCGAGCCGGACGGTGACGCGGTTACTGTCCGCGACATGGAGAAATCCGAGCAGAATACGATGGTATTCGATGATTTTATCACAATACTGAAAAAAACGGTTCATTGA